A genome region from Oncorhynchus masou masou isolate Uvic2021 chromosome 14, UVic_Omas_1.1, whole genome shotgun sequence includes the following:
- the LOC135554527 gene encoding GDP-L-fucose synthase-like, which translates to MDSATKAEPMRVLVTGGSGLVGKAIEHVVKQEGGCLEGEQWTFLSSKEANLVDLQQTRAVFEKYRPTHVIHLAAKVGGLYLHMKENLHFLRDNLRINDNVLQTSHERGVTKVVSCLSSCIFPDKTTYPIDESMIHNGPPHDSNFGYSHAKRMIDIQNRGYFAQHGRRYTAVIPTNVYGPYDNFNFENGHVLSALMHKTYAAKSK; encoded by the exons ATGGATTCGGCGACGAAGGCTGAGCCTATGCGCGTGCTCGTCACGGGCGGATCTGGATTGGTCGGGAAGGCCATCGAGCACGTGGTGAAACAGGAAGGCGGCTGTCTAGAGGGCGAGCAGTGGACCTTCCTGTCTTCCAAAGAGGCCAACCTCGT AGATCTACAACAGACAAGAGCAGTGTTTGAGAAGTATCGGCCCACCCATGTCATTCACCTGGCTGCCAAGGTGGGAGGACTCTATCTTCACATGAAGGAGAACCTACACTTCCTG AGGGACAACCTTCGCATCAATGACAACGTGCTGCAGACGTCTCACGAAAGGGGCGTCACCAAGGTGGTGTCCTGTCTGTCCAGCTGCATCTTTCCTGACAAGACCACATACCCTATTGATGAGAGCATG ATCCACAATGGGCCTCCACATGACTCAAACTTTGGCTACTCACATGCCAAAAGAATGATTGATATTCAGAACAG GGGATACTTTGCGCAGCATGGGCGTCGCTACACTGCCGTAATCCCGACGAACGTGTATGGTCCCTATGACAACTTCAACTTTGAAAATGGTCACGTGCTCTCAGCGCTCATGCATAAGACATATGCTGCTAAAAGTAAGTAA
- the LOC135554525 gene encoding LOW QUALITY PROTEIN: ATP-dependent Clp protease proteolytic subunit, mitochondrial-like (The sequence of the model RefSeq protein was modified relative to this genomic sequence to represent the inferred CDS: inserted 1 base in 1 codon) — MLIRRVLQCGVTALKSRRTIHHSAQWRSPLVPIVVEQTGRGERAYDIYSRLLRERIICVMGPIDDSVASLVIAQLLFLQSESNNKPIHMYINSPGGVVTAGLAIYDTMQYILNPISTWCVGQAASMGSLLLASGTAGMRHSLPNARIMVHQPSGGARGQATDIAIQAEEIMKLKKQINQLYAKHTGQLLTHIDCVMERDRYMSPIEAQDFGIIDRVLVHPPQAGQDDPELVQKEPPTAICPSPASSTEXEPPGPTPSSYKPEP; from the exons ATGCTTATACGA AGGGTGTTACAATGTGGAGTGACCGCTTTAAAGTCACGCAGGACCATTCACCACAGTGCTCAATGGAGGAGTCCTCTCGTACCTATCGTTGTGGAGCAGACG GGTCGAGGAGAGCGTGCGTATGACATCTACTCCCGTCTTCTGAGGGAGAGGATCATCTGTGTAATGGGGCCG ATTGATGACTCTGTGGCCAGTCTGGTTATTGCTCAACTACTCTTCCTGCAGTCAGAGAGCAACAACAAACCCatccacatgtacatcaacagtCCTG GCGGTGTTGTGACGGCAGGCCTAGCCATCTACGACACCATGCAGTACATCCTCAACCCTATCTCCACGTGGTGTGTGGGCCAGGCGGCCAGCATGGGCAGTCTTCTCCTGGCTTCGGGCACGGCCGGCATGAGGCACTCCCTGCCCAATGCCCGCATCATGGTGCACCAGCCCTCCGGAGGAGCCAGG GGTCAGGCTACAGACATTGCCATTCAGGCTGAGGAGATCATGAAGCTAAAGAAACAGATCAATCAACTCTACGCTAAACACACTGGCCAGCTGTTGACACATATAG attgtgtgatggagagagatcgTTACATGAGCCCCATTGAGGCACAAGACTTTGGGATCATCGACCGAGTGTTGGTGCATCCTCCCCAGGCGGGCCAGGATGACCCAGAGCTGGTCCAGAAGGAGCCCCCTACCGCCATCTGCCCCTCGCCAGCCTCCTCCACCG CAGAGCCCCCGGGACCAACCCCCTCCTCATACAAACCCGAACCCTGA
- the LOC135554831 gene encoding histone-arginine methyltransferase CARM1-like — protein MAVSVFPGVRLLSIGDANGEIQRHSEQQPLRLEVKATQDAAMINLSNAEETCVFKCSVSRDTEGTVAWGNSRSSSRWAATASCYSSPHLQSSHVPITS, from the exons ATGGCGGTGTCGGTGTTTCCCGGCGTGCGGCTCCTCTCTATCGGAGACGCAAACGGAGAAATACAGCGTCACTCCGAGCAGCAGCCTCTACGACTGGAGGTGAAAGCCACACAGGACGCGGCCATGATCAACCTCTCCAACG CAGAGGAGACATGTGTGTTCAAGTGTTCGGTCTCCAGGGACACAGAGGGTACAGTCGCGTGGGGAAACAGTCGCTCATCATCACGCTGGGCTGCAACAGCGTCCTGCTACAGTTCACCTCACCTGCAG AGTTCTCATGTTCCTATAACCTCCTGA